Proteins from a genomic interval of Hoplias malabaricus isolate fHopMal1 chromosome 13, fHopMal1.hap1, whole genome shotgun sequence:
- the dusp3b gene encoding dual specificity protein phosphatase 3b gives MSDYGVSVQQLNDLLTDENGDFCMPSKDFNQVWPGILLGNESLALSVRRLQQLGVTHVLNAAEGDSLMHVNTGTTFYTGSGIIYHGIPACDTDHYNLSVHFEECADFIQEALEYKEGTGKVYVHCQKGYSRSASLVIAYLMLRHRLDVRAAVSTVRERREIGPNDGFLLQLCQLNDRLKDEGKS, from the exons ATGTCTGACTATGGAGTGTCTGTCCAGCAGCTCAATGACCTGTTAACAGATGAGAATGGAGATTTCTGTATGCCATCCAAAGACTTCAACCAAGTGTGGCCTGGGATTCTGCTCGGGAACGA GTCTTTGGCGTTAAGCGTGCGTCGTTTGCAGCAGCTGGGAGTGACCCATGTCCTGAACGCTGCAGAAGGCGACTCCTTGATGCATGTCAACACAGGGACGACCTTCTACACAGGAAGTGGCATCATTTACCATGGAATACCAGCCTGCGATACGGACCACTACAACCTCAGTGTGCATTTTGAGGAGTGCGCTGACTTCATCCAGGAGGCTTTAGAGTATAAAGAAGGCACAG GGAAGGTGTATGTTCACTGTCAGAAAGGATACAGTCGCTCAGCCTCGTTAGTCATCGCATATTTGATGCTGAGGCACAGGCTGGACGTGCGAGCTGCTGTGtcaacagtgagagagaggcgGGAGATTGGGCCCAACGATGGGTTTCTACTGCAGCTCTGTCAACTCAACGACAGACTGAAAGATGAAGGAAAGTCATGA
- the dlx4a gene encoding homeobox protein Dlx4a: protein MAFLADGVVTPDPARSAFLQFGHARGYPQYAAHALHEPGDPSARHCGYQSAPHARAYLQHGHAGTPHPEKSAVIENGEIRLNGKGKKIRKPRTIYSSFQLQALNQRFQQTQYLALPERADLAAKLGLTQTQVKIWFQNKRSKYKKIMKHGSGGPEGEHLQTAPAPGTQCSPAMPPLWDVSMSNNSAPIHSGGYMNSFGHWYPGHHQDPVWPELK, encoded by the exons ATGGCGTTTTTGGCCGACGGCGTGGTGACCCCTGACCCCGCCCGCTCCGCCTTCCTGCAGTTCGGTCACGCGCGCGGATACCCGCAGTACGCTGCACACGCGCTGCACGAGCCCGGGGACCCCAGCGCGCGACACTGTGGCTATCAGAGCGCGCCGCATGCACGAGCCTATCTGCAACACGGGCACGCCGGGACACCACATCCGG AGAAATCTGCCGTGATTGAGAATGGAGAGATCAGACTGAACGGAAAAGGGAAGAAAATCCGGAAACCCCGGACCATTTACTCCAGCTTCCAGCTCCAGGCTCTAAACCAGCGCTTCCAACAGACTCAGTACCTTGCTCTGCCCGAGAGAGCGGACCTAGCGGCTAAACTGGGgctaacacagacacag GTAAAGATATGGTTTCAGAACAAGCGCTCCAAATACAAAAAGATCATGAAGCATGGCTCAGGAGGACCAGAAGGAGAACATCTCCaaacagctccagctccaggaaCACAGTGTTCTCCAGCCATGCCTCCACTATGGGATGTTTCAATGTCGAACAACAGTGCGCCCATCCACTCTGGAGGATACATGAACTCTTTTGGACACTGGTACCCAGGCCACCATCAGGATCCTGTCTGGCCAGAACTCAAATGa